A portion of the uncultured Draconibacterium sp. genome contains these proteins:
- a CDS encoding YqgE/AlgH family protein gives MNENLDIFKIKSNNIAPQKGRILIAEPFLAGNYFNRSVVFLVAYSQKGAVGFILNKKVDFPVQDAFPDFPDFNADVYLGGPVSTDSIYFIHKLGDKLPGSIHVMGDLYWGGDFEVLKRDIRNGIVNPSEIRFFLGYSGWDSGQLEDELKEDSWLVTDVEPNEVMEDLSEASWFNFVKKAGNRYSVWENFPENPALN, from the coding sequence ATGAACGAGAATCTTGACATATTTAAAATAAAATCGAATAACATTGCACCACAGAAAGGGCGCATTTTAATTGCCGAACCATTTTTGGCCGGTAATTATTTTAACCGCTCTGTGGTATTTTTGGTGGCTTACAGCCAAAAAGGTGCAGTTGGTTTTATTCTGAATAAAAAGGTCGATTTTCCGGTTCAGGACGCATTTCCCGATTTCCCTGATTTTAATGCCGATGTTTATCTGGGAGGGCCTGTCTCAACCGATTCAATATACTTTATCCATAAGCTGGGCGATAAACTGCCGGGCAGTATCCACGTAATGGGCGATTTGTATTGGGGCGGCGATTTTGAAGTGCTCAAAAGAGACATTCGAAACGGCATTGTAAATCCTTCAGAAATTCGTTTTTTTCTGGGCTATTCCGGTTGGGATAGTGGACAGTTAGAGGATGAATTAAAAGAAGATTCGTGGCTGGTAACCGATGTTGAACCCAACGAAGTGATGGAAGATTTAAGTGAAGCTTCGTGGTTTAATTTTGTAAAAAAAGCCGGTAACCGCTATTCGGTGTGGGAGAATTTTCCTGAAAATCCAGCTCTTAACTAG
- a CDS encoding septum formation initiator family protein, producing the protein MKKEIFQSRFFKTIGNKFVIVFILYAVWIIFFDENSIVSHVQSKRQLNELKQQKEYYQERIVSDRQKLEDLNKGKEELEKFAREQYKMSKPDEDVFIIVEEE; encoded by the coding sequence ATGAAGAAAGAAATATTCCAGTCGAGGTTTTTTAAAACAATAGGCAATAAATTTGTTATTGTCTTTATTTTATATGCCGTATGGATTATTTTTTTTGACGAAAACAGTATTGTTTCCCATGTGCAAAGCAAGCGTCAGTTAAACGAGCTGAAGCAACAAAAAGAATATTACCAGGAGCGTATCGTGTCTGACAGGCAAAAACTGGAAGACCTGAATAAAGGTAAAGAGGAGCTCGAAAAATTTGCCCGCGAACAATACAAAATGTCAAAACCCGACGAAGATGTTTTTATTATTGTTGAAGAGGAGTAG
- a CDS encoding aminotransferase class IV produces the protein MAYVLANNEILKDREANLTPFLLNTPEVFKQSIWFGFGGIPLLNENVDIIAQELKLLRLDIPELLKNRRELFRLLKRMLNKNRYYRTGLITFQFFTSEDKIDYLVTCKAFRGVDFPINEQGLHLHIADIKLFSHSLSLNSRFIKTPVWKQVKAACKKNKNATAVILNEKEMVCEGIAANLFAVKENVLFTPAIETGCYTDVLRQEIIRLAKQLKRKVLETDNLELKHLKNMDEVFFVSEVQGIQWVLGFENRRYVHELTDQIYAALNKFLETKVESQK, from the coding sequence ATGGCCTATGTACTGGCAAATAACGAGATACTCAAAGATAGAGAAGCCAATCTTACTCCTTTTCTGTTAAACACGCCCGAAGTGTTCAAACAAAGCATTTGGTTTGGTTTTGGTGGTATTCCACTACTCAACGAAAATGTGGATATAATCGCACAGGAATTAAAGCTGCTCCGGCTTGATATTCCGGAGTTGTTAAAAAACCGTCGCGAATTATTCAGGCTGTTAAAACGAATGCTGAATAAAAACCGTTATTACCGCACGGGATTGATTACCTTTCAATTTTTTACTTCGGAAGATAAAATCGATTACCTGGTAACCTGTAAAGCATTCCGAGGTGTTGATTTCCCAATTAACGAACAGGGACTTCACTTGCATATTGCTGATATAAAATTGTTTAGCCACTCGCTTTCACTCAATTCCCGCTTTATAAAAACACCGGTTTGGAAACAGGTAAAAGCCGCGTGTAAAAAAAACAAAAATGCTACTGCCGTTATATTAAATGAAAAGGAAATGGTTTGCGAGGGCATTGCGGCCAACCTTTTTGCGGTAAAAGAAAATGTACTTTTTACGCCTGCGATAGAAACAGGCTGCTATACCGATGTTCTCCGCCAGGAAATTATTCGATTGGCAAAGCAATTAAAAAGGAAAGTACTTGAAACGGATAATCTTGAGCTGAAGCATTTAAAAAATATGGACGAAGTATTTTTTGTATCAGAAGTACAGGGAATTCAATGGGTACTGGGTTTTGAAAACCGAAGATACGTGCACGAACTCACCGATCAGATTTACGCTGCATTAAATAAATTTCTGGAAACTAAAGTTGAAAGTCAGAAATAA
- a CDS encoding rhomboid family intramembrane serine protease, producing the protein MIVWFIIGVTAVISYIAFQNRELSTKLQFNAAQIIHRKEYYRLVSHAFIHASWAHLGVNMLVLYFFGRNTVVYFGYYFGNKATAYFLLLYFGGILASNIWSLIKHKNNYYYNAVGASGAVSAVLFATIFFQPWEPLYLFAVLPIPGILFAAGYLFYSYQMSKRQSDNVAHDAHFLGAVFGFIFPILLKPDLFSRFIDNLFSFL; encoded by the coding sequence ATGATAGTTTGGTTTATCATCGGCGTAACGGCCGTTATCTCATATATTGCCTTTCAAAACAGGGAGTTATCGACAAAGCTGCAGTTTAATGCGGCACAAATTATTCACCGCAAAGAATATTACCGCCTGGTAAGCCACGCTTTTATTCATGCCAGTTGGGCCCACCTTGGTGTAAACATGCTGGTTCTTTACTTTTTTGGCAGAAATACAGTCGTTTACTTCGGATATTATTTTGGCAACAAAGCAACCGCCTATTTTTTACTGCTGTACTTTGGTGGCATTTTAGCCTCAAATATCTGGAGTTTAATAAAACATAAAAACAACTATTACTACAATGCTGTTGGTGCTTCCGGCGCTGTATCTGCAGTGCTTTTTGCAACCATATTTTTTCAGCCCTGGGAGCCACTGTATTTATTTGCCGTGCTTCCCATACCCGGAATTCTGTTTGCCGCCGGATACCTTTTTTACTCCTACCAAATGAGCAAACGCCAATCGGACAATGTAGCACATGATGCCCACTTTTTAGGTGCCGTTTTTGGGTTCATTTTCCCGATATTATTAAAACCGGATCTGTTCAGTCGCTTTATCGACAACTTGTTTTCTTTTCTTTAG
- the pruA gene encoding L-glutamate gamma-semialdehyde dehydrogenase produces MPKGNYNVPVAKNEPVLSYAPGSPERAELQAKLQELRSEELDQPMIIGGKEVFTDRKVRMFPPHEIAHTLGHYNQGDASHVEMAIDAALEAREEWANLSWQHRASIFLKAADLLAGPYRAKINAASMLGQSKNAFQAEIDAACEFADFLRFGVQVMTEIYKIQPESAKGIWNYNEYRPLEGFVYALTPFNFTSIAGNLPAAPAMMGNVAVWKPSKTAVYSAGVIMEIFKEAGLPDGVINLVYASGPVAADTVLTHPEFAGIHFTGSTAVFQSIWKTIGENIYKYKSYPRIVGETGGKDFIFADNTAKKRELAIAMLRGAFEYQGQKCSAASRCYVPASIWPEVKEILGAELATVKMGPVEDFTNFVNAVIDEPSFDKLKGFIDRAKEDEDAEVIFGGNCDKSVGYFIEPTVILAKKPDYITMQEELFGPVLTVFVYEDEDMDATLDLVDKTSIYALTGAIWSQSRYNIEKFSKRLENCAGNFYINDKPTGAVVGQQPFGGARGSGTDDKAGSIFNMLRWTAIRTIKENFVPPVDYTYPNFQPDSE; encoded by the coding sequence ATGCCAAAAGGAAATTACAACGTTCCGGTTGCTAAAAACGAACCGGTTTTGAGTTATGCTCCGGGATCTCCGGAAAGAGCAGAACTGCAGGCTAAATTGCAGGAGTTACGTTCGGAAGAACTCGATCAGCCAATGATTATTGGTGGTAAAGAGGTTTTTACCGACAGAAAAGTAAGAATGTTCCCACCTCACGAAATAGCGCATACTTTAGGTCATTATAACCAGGGTGATGCCAGCCACGTTGAAATGGCTATTGACGCAGCTTTGGAAGCCAGGGAAGAATGGGCAAACTTATCGTGGCAACACCGCGCTTCAATTTTCCTGAAAGCAGCTGATCTTTTGGCAGGTCCGTATCGTGCAAAAATTAATGCTGCATCGATGTTGGGACAATCAAAAAATGCTTTCCAGGCAGAAATTGATGCGGCTTGTGAATTCGCTGATTTTTTACGTTTTGGTGTTCAGGTAATGACTGAGATTTACAAAATCCAACCTGAATCGGCAAAAGGTATCTGGAACTACAACGAATACCGTCCGTTGGAAGGTTTTGTTTATGCATTAACACCGTTCAACTTTACATCAATTGCCGGAAACCTTCCTGCAGCACCTGCTATGATGGGTAATGTTGCAGTTTGGAAACCATCGAAAACTGCTGTTTATTCAGCTGGTGTAATCATGGAAATCTTTAAGGAAGCCGGATTGCCTGATGGTGTTATCAACCTGGTTTATGCATCGGGTCCTGTTGCTGCCGATACTGTGCTTACTCACCCTGAGTTTGCAGGAATTCACTTTACCGGTTCAACAGCTGTATTCCAAAGCATTTGGAAAACTATTGGCGAGAATATTTACAAATACAAATCATACCCACGTATTGTTGGCGAAACTGGTGGTAAAGACTTTATTTTTGCTGACAACACAGCTAAAAAACGCGAATTGGCAATTGCCATGTTGCGCGGTGCTTTCGAATATCAGGGACAAAAATGTTCTGCAGCGTCAAGATGTTACGTTCCGGCAAGTATCTGGCCTGAAGTTAAAGAGATTTTAGGTGCTGAGCTGGCTACTGTAAAAATGGGACCGGTTGAAGATTTCACCAACTTCGTGAATGCAGTTATCGACGAGCCGTCGTTTGATAAACTGAAAGGTTTTATCGACCGTGCAAAAGAAGACGAAGATGCTGAAGTTATCTTTGGCGGAAACTGCGACAAATCAGTTGGTTATTTTATCGAGCCTACTGTTATCCTGGCTAAAAAACCAGATTACATTACAATGCAGGAAGAGTTGTTCGGTCCGGTTCTTACCGTTTTTGTATACGAAGACGAAGACATGGATGCAACACTTGACCTGGTTGATAAAACATCGATTTACGCGCTTACAGGAGCTATATGGTCGCAAAGCCGCTACAACATCGAGAAGTTTTCAAAACGATTGGAAAACTGTGCCGGTAACTTCTATATTAACGACAAGCCAACTGGTGCCGTTGTAGGTCAGCAGCCATTTGGTGGCGCTCGTGGTTCGGGTACCGACGATAAAGCAGGTTCAATCTTTAATATGCTTCGTTGGACTGCAATCCGCACCATCAAAGAAAACTTTGTTCCACCTGTAGATTATACTTATCCAAACTTTCAACCAGATAGTGAATAA
- a CDS encoding AMP nucleosidase, whose amino-acid sequence MKTKKEIVDNWLPRYTGKKLDEIGKYILLTNFQDYVERFARKFEVPVEGTDKNMPSATAEGITMINFGMGSPNAATVMDLLSAIHPKAVLFLGKCGGLKKKNQLGDFILPIAAIRSDGTSADYLPPEVPALPAFNLQRAVSHILRNSEQDYWTGVVLTTNRRVWEYDDRFKKYLKKTRAMAIDMETATLFTVGFANQIPTGVLLLVSDQPMISTGVKTDKSDKYVSSSYVERHIQAGIDALLEIKNHGLSVKHLRF is encoded by the coding sequence ATGAAGACGAAAAAAGAAATTGTTGACAACTGGCTTCCGCGGTATACCGGCAAAAAGCTTGATGAAATTGGCAAATATATTTTGCTCACTAATTTTCAGGATTACGTAGAACGGTTTGCCCGCAAATTTGAAGTTCCGGTTGAAGGTACCGACAAAAACATGCCCAGTGCAACTGCCGAAGGAATTACCATGATCAACTTTGGAATGGGAAGTCCGAATGCAGCAACAGTAATGGATTTGCTAAGTGCAATTCACCCGAAAGCAGTACTTTTTCTTGGAAAATGCGGTGGTTTAAAAAAGAAAAATCAGTTGGGCGATTTTATTCTTCCAATTGCAGCCATTCGCAGCGATGGAACATCGGCAGATTACCTGCCTCCGGAAGTTCCGGCACTTCCTGCTTTTAACCTGCAGCGTGCGGTTTCACACATTCTGCGAAACTCGGAGCAGGATTACTGGACCGGAGTGGTGTTAACCACCAACCGGCGGGTGTGGGAATACGACGACCGGTTTAAAAAATACCTCAAAAAAACTCGGGCAATGGCCATCGATATGGAAACAGCAACTCTGTTTACCGTTGGTTTCGCCAACCAAATACCTACCGGGGTTTTGTTACTAGTTTCCGATCAGCCCATGATTTCAACCGGTGTTAAAACCGACAAAAGCGATAAATATGTTTCATCCTCGTATGTGGAAAGACATATTCAGGCCGGTATCGATGCCTTGCTGGAAATCAAAAACCACGGACTTTCTGTAAAACACTTACGTTTCTAA
- the holA gene encoding DNA polymerase III subunit delta, whose translation MEYSDILHNLKKGIYHPIYLLQGEEAYFIDELSDYIEDNVLSDAEKGFNQTIFYGKDSDPISIAEASMRFPMMADKQVIIVKEAQSLSKIDTLTSYAEKPLASTILVLAYKYKNLDSRTKLAKAIKKNGVLFTSKKLYENKIPGWIDGFLRTHNYTITPQAALLLTSYLGTDLSKIANELNKLVIAVKDTTKITPEHIEKNIGLSKEFNILELQNALGEKNVLKANRIINYFGSNPTLNPIQKTVAGLYFYFSKLFTYHFLKDKSERNVAAELRVHPFFVKDYVSAAKRYSPTKLYEIMGILREYDMKSKGFNVSTMVETGELQKEMIYKILH comes from the coding sequence ATGGAGTATAGCGACATACTGCACAACCTGAAAAAAGGCATCTACCACCCCATTTATTTATTGCAGGGTGAAGAAGCTTATTTTATTGATGAACTATCGGACTATATTGAAGACAATGTACTTAGCGATGCAGAGAAAGGATTTAACCAGACCATTTTTTATGGAAAAGATTCGGATCCCATAAGCATTGCCGAAGCATCGATGCGATTTCCGATGATGGCCGACAAACAGGTGATAATTGTGAAAGAAGCGCAAAGTCTGAGTAAAATCGACACGCTGACTTCGTATGCAGAAAAGCCGCTGGCATCAACCATTTTGGTATTGGCTTACAAATATAAAAACCTCGATTCGAGAACAAAACTTGCCAAAGCCATTAAAAAGAACGGTGTACTTTTTACATCAAAGAAACTGTACGAAAACAAAATTCCGGGCTGGATAGATGGCTTTTTGAGAACCCACAATTACACCATCACGCCACAGGCGGCATTATTACTCACTTCGTATTTGGGAACGGATTTAAGCAAAATTGCCAACGAACTGAATAAACTGGTAATTGCGGTTAAAGACACCACCAAAATCACACCCGAGCATATTGAGAAAAACATCGGGCTGAGTAAAGAGTTTAACATTCTTGAGCTTCAGAATGCGCTGGGCGAAAAAAATGTGTTAAAAGCCAACCGGATCATTAATTATTTTGGGTCTAATCCAACACTCAACCCAATTCAGAAAACCGTTGCGGGGCTGTATTTTTATTTTTCAAAACTGTTTACCTATCATTTCCTAAAAGATAAATCGGAACGAAATGTTGCTGCAGAACTTCGTGTTCACCCGTTTTTTGTTAAAGACTATGTTTCGGCGGCCAAGCGCTATTCTCCTACCAAACTTTACGAAATAATGGGTATTTTGCGCGAGTACGACATGAAAAGTAAAGGTTTTAATGTGTCTACAATGGTTGAAACCGGAGAGTTGCAAAAAGAAATGATTTATAAAATTTTACACTAA
- a CDS encoding type I restriction enzyme HsdR N-terminal domain-containing protein, whose protein sequence is MYKLNLPEYTFRTKAENTKTLIFDSIRKKFVVLTPEEWVRQNFIQYLIQDKNYPQNLMAVEKQVKVNQQQRRFDLLIYRRNGSPYLIAEFKAPNVKITQNAFDQVVRYNMALRVERVVVSNGMQHFACEIDYEKNSYSFLKEIPIF, encoded by the coding sequence ATGTACAAACTGAATTTGCCGGAATATACGTTCCGAACAAAAGCAGAAAATACTAAAACGCTGATTTTTGATTCGATACGAAAAAAGTTTGTTGTGCTGACACCGGAAGAGTGGGTGCGTCAGAATTTTATTCAGTATTTGATACAGGATAAAAACTATCCGCAGAATTTAATGGCGGTTGAAAAACAGGTAAAAGTTAACCAACAGCAACGTCGTTTCGATTTGCTTATTTACCGCCGAAACGGTTCGCCATACTTAATTGCCGAGTTTAAAGCACCCAATGTAAAAATTACACAAAATGCATTCGACCAGGTGGTGCGCTACAACATGGCTTTACGTGTTGAACGCGTAGTGGTTTCGAACGGAATGCAGCACTTTGCCTGCGAGATTGATTATGAAAAGAACAGTTATTCTTTTTTGAAGGAAATACCAATATTCTAA